TTTGACCCGGGCCAGGTCAAACGGCTTTTGCACGTAATCAAAGGCGCCCAGCTTGATCGCCTCCATCACGTCTTTGGCTGAGCCATAGGCCGTCATCATCACGACGCTGGGCCTCTCCTCTTCCCGCAAATTCATCTCCCGCAGCCGCCGCAGCGTCTCCATGCCGTCCAGCTCCGGCATACGGAGGTCAAGCAGCATCACTTCGGGCTGAAATTCTGCCAGAAGCGCCAACGCTTCGCTCCCGCCGGACGCTTCCCTTGTTTCATATCCTACCTTGCGCAGCGCTGTCGTCAGTGCTTTCCGGACATTGAGCTCATCGTCGACCAGCAGCACTCTCTGTTTCATGCTCTTCCTTCCTCCTTCTGTGCAGGCAAGACGACCGTAAACTGAACCCCCATCTCTACGTTGCGGGCCGTGATGTACCCGCCGTAGGCTTGGACGATGCGCTGCGAGATGGCCAGTCCCAGTCCGGTTCCTGATTGCTTGGTGGTAAAAAACGGCTCAAACACCGCCAGCAAATGCTCCTCCGCGATGGAGGACCCTTCATTGGTAATGGATATGTAGACACATGAATCTTCCACGCTCGTTTCGACGAGCAGCTTGCCTCCCTCCTGCATCGCCTGCAGGGCATTGATCAGGATGTTGAGGAAGACTTGCTTGAGCAGCTTCGGCGAGGCGAGCACGTACGCGAGATGATCCCGGTACACCTTTTCCAGCCGGACTCCTTGGCGGACAGCCGTCCGTTCGACCAACAGCAGGGTCTGATCGAGCACCTCGCCGATCTGGGCGGAAACATGCTTCTCTTCGTTCGGACTGGAAAAGAGGAGCAGTTCGTCGGCAAACCGGTTCAGCCGCTCCACCTCTCCCACGATAATGCCAGTATACTCCCGGCTGTCATGGTCCGCAGGCAAATCCTCCTCGATAATTTGCGCAAAGGCCTTGATGGAAGTGAGCGGATTGCGCACCTCATGGGCGATGCTGGCAGCCAGCTCCCCGATGACGGCCAGCCGCTTGGCCTGGGCCAAACTGTTCTCCATCCGCTTCCATTCCGTGCGGTCGTCCATTACGATAATGGCGCCCAGCACCTCGTTCATTGGACTGCGCCAGATAAACGTGCCGATTTTGACATAGAGCCTGGGCCCCTTGGGGGAATGCGGACTCCACTCCTCGTCTTTCGTCGTTTTTCCCATCGTCAGCGCGTCCGAGAGCGCTTTCAAAAGAGCGGCTTCGCCTTTGAACAACTCCCGATAATCGCGGCCCATGGCCTGCTCCAGCCCGATGCCGGTGATGCGGCT
This sequence is a window from Brevibacillus composti. Protein-coding genes within it:
- the atoS gene encoding two-component system sensor histidine kinase AtoS, producing the protein MRSYVYRIRFILSVIAVTVLPIIVTGIVLLKAAEQALLEEKEKKLVAITRQMDLALLKDFDTILREQGLQNAPRLQKIEGLNGSLEQLTDQIAQAHPGIGVGYYSKELDAILTYGPSREMAQHVGTPIAPNHPGRQVMSQAKSDVVIGPQVRGDIMNAMSPIERNGEVIGYAWANELMESIDIQLAGMRQGIYSIVGIGCVVAAVASGLMVHRLEIILIEIKEGLRRISLDLSARMKPREGEPGEIVEAINKMASDLQASRSHTETIIHSMESGVIALDHSGCITAWNEAASRITGIGLEQAMGRDYRELFKGEAALLKALSDALTMGKTTKDEEWSPHSPKGPRLYVKIGTFIWRSPMNEVLGAIIVMDDRTEWKRMENSLAQAKRLAVIGELAASIAHEVRNPLTSIKAFAQIIEEDLPADHDSREYTGIIVGEVERLNRFADELLLFSSPNEEKHVSAQIGEVLDQTLLLVERTAVRQGVRLEKVYRDHLAYVLASPKLLKQVFLNILINALQAMQEGGKLLVETSVEDSCVYISITNEGSSIAEEHLLAVFEPFFTTKQSGTGLGLAISQRIVQAYGGYITARNVEMGVQFTVVLPAQKEEGRA